The following are encoded together in the Arthrobacter sp. Y-9 genome:
- a CDS encoding ribonuclease E/G, with protein sequence MDSENLPAGEATNAEQNSTEAVKKPARSRRRIASAPAGAPAPVTEVPAAAAPSAESAGEAPAKTTTRRRPSRAKAAAAEETTPVAETAAASTEAPAAAAPAKAPARKRAPRKATAPTSSPEPRAEAESAPASVQAAASESPAAEAPAAKASTRKAPARRRKATDTAAQQTASTEDAAPAAVAETAAADAPAQETTPQDSKSQGARSSRGRQQAERSKGARTEGGRSQNSRSRNSRSQGAASSGADRASNQVADRQAAAPVSEDTTAPVRRRRASKYKAAPQTVEAEVTEIAVPEETVADVTASVQATETADAVLIVATEPAVAEEKAAEPAAETSTDAAVEETTEETSSVSSLFLAPADVTSVLFHAPDLSLAFPEDEEAEDADDEDDDDSAEGTGSRSRRRRRGRSRGRSGEGAQEASPAEGDSEESDGVTSRRRRRRRRGDQDLELTGGLDDDPPNTVTRVRAPRTPSESVSNKVTSVKGSTRLEAKKQRRRESRESGRRRQVITEAEFLARRESVDRQMVVRQKDDRIQIAVLEDGVLAEHFVSKTQQDSLIGNVYLGKVQNVLPSMEAAFVDIGRGRNAVLYAGEVNWDSVSLEGKPRRIENALKSGDSVLVQVSKDPIGHKGARLTSQISLPGRYLVYVPGGSMTGISRKLPDVERNRLKRILKDRLPENAGVIVRTAAEGASEEELTNDINRLRALWESIEAQTGSTKVLAPELLYGEPDLTIKVVRDVFNEDFSKLIVSGEEAWDTIEAYVTYVAPDLVGRLEKWTDEKDIFSAWRIDEQIHKALDRKVFLPSGGSLVIDRTEAMTVVDVNTGKFTGSGGNLEETVTKNNLEAAEEVVRQLRLRDIGGIIVIDFIDMVLESNRDLVLRRLVECLGRDRTKHQVAEVTSLGLVQMTRKRMGTGLLEVFGEQCEHCAGRGVITHDEPLDTRRPTGHFEHQHGVRPETPQQPSGRSERKRRRGRSNAAAAEETPAPQQAPEHDDEDKAAKAAATRAVLANIAAAAHAAHSHDGEHGHEATEDDQTDRPAAVLTIGGEVVELPLGQVEEPVQEPAPVLSLDALAAAFDSIGGPSAPTATAAPAQEAAPAQEPAAEQAAPAEAREEKAPEEKAPEAKRPARRPRASRRAQSAVGASDVQQVEVTAAQESGSVRRASVQAEQSRDKGPSGEEPLVLGVGVPASEL encoded by the coding sequence ATGGATTCCGAAAATCTCCCCGCAGGGGAAGCAACGAACGCAGAACAGAATTCCACGGAGGCGGTGAAGAAGCCCGCCAGGTCGCGGCGCCGCATCGCGTCCGCGCCGGCCGGTGCGCCGGCTCCCGTGACTGAGGTCCCGGCCGCAGCGGCGCCCTCGGCCGAATCCGCCGGGGAAGCCCCCGCGAAGACCACCACGCGCCGTCGTCCGTCCCGGGCGAAGGCGGCTGCCGCGGAAGAGACCACCCCGGTGGCCGAGACTGCCGCAGCGAGCACTGAAGCCCCTGCAGCAGCCGCACCCGCGAAGGCGCCGGCCCGCAAGCGCGCGCCCCGGAAGGCCACCGCCCCGACCTCTTCGCCGGAGCCCCGCGCCGAAGCCGAGTCCGCTCCGGCTTCCGTGCAGGCCGCGGCCTCCGAGTCTCCCGCGGCGGAGGCGCCCGCCGCCAAGGCCTCCACCCGGAAGGCGCCGGCCCGCCGCCGCAAGGCGACCGACACCGCGGCTCAGCAGACCGCGTCGACCGAGGACGCCGCTCCAGCCGCCGTCGCCGAGACCGCGGCCGCCGACGCTCCGGCGCAGGAGACCACGCCCCAGGATTCCAAGAGCCAGGGCGCGCGCTCCTCGCGTGGCCGCCAGCAGGCCGAGCGGTCGAAGGGCGCTCGCACCGAGGGCGGCCGCTCCCAGAATTCGCGGAGCAGGAACTCCCGCTCGCAGGGCGCGGCATCGTCCGGCGCCGACCGGGCCTCGAACCAGGTCGCTGACCGGCAGGCCGCCGCTCCGGTCTCCGAAGACACCACGGCGCCGGTGCGCCGTCGCCGTGCCAGCAAGTACAAGGCGGCCCCGCAGACCGTCGAAGCCGAAGTGACGGAGATCGCCGTCCCCGAGGAGACGGTCGCCGACGTCACCGCGTCCGTGCAGGCGACGGAGACCGCCGACGCGGTGCTGATCGTGGCCACCGAGCCGGCCGTGGCTGAGGAGAAGGCCGCCGAACCCGCCGCTGAGACGTCCACGGACGCCGCGGTCGAGGAGACCACCGAGGAGACTTCCTCGGTGTCCAGCCTCTTCCTGGCCCCCGCTGATGTGACCTCCGTGCTGTTCCACGCCCCGGACCTGTCCCTCGCCTTCCCGGAGGATGAGGAAGCCGAGGACGCGGACGACGAGGATGACGACGATTCCGCCGAGGGCACGGGCAGCCGCTCGCGCCGCCGGCGTCGCGGCCGTTCGCGCGGCCGCAGCGGCGAAGGCGCCCAGGAGGCCTCGCCGGCCGAGGGCGACTCCGAGGAGAGCGACGGCGTGACGTCGCGCCGCCGTCGTCGCCGCCGCCGTGGCGATCAGGACCTCGAACTGACCGGCGGCCTGGACGATGATCCGCCCAACACGGTCACCCGGGTCCGCGCGCCGCGCACGCCCTCCGAGTCCGTCAGCAACAAGGTGACCAGCGTGAAGGGCTCCACCCGCCTGGAGGCCAAGAAGCAGCGCCGCCGCGAGTCCCGTGAGTCGGGCCGCCGTCGTCAGGTCATCACCGAGGCCGAGTTCCTGGCGCGCCGCGAGTCCGTGGACCGCCAGATGGTGGTCCGTCAGAAGGACGACCGCATCCAGATCGCCGTTCTGGAGGACGGGGTGCTCGCCGAGCACTTCGTCTCCAAGACCCAGCAGGACTCCCTGATCGGCAACGTGTACCTGGGCAAGGTCCAGAATGTGCTGCCGAGCATGGAAGCAGCGTTCGTGGACATCGGACGCGGCCGCAACGCCGTGCTGTACGCCGGTGAGGTCAACTGGGACAGTGTGTCCCTGGAGGGCAAGCCGCGCCGCATCGAGAACGCGCTGAAGTCCGGTGACTCCGTGCTGGTTCAGGTCAGCAAGGACCCGATCGGGCACAAGGGCGCGCGCCTGACGAGCCAGATCTCCCTCCCGGGCCGCTACCTGGTGTACGTGCCGGGCGGCTCCATGACGGGCATCTCCCGCAAGCTGCCCGACGTCGAGCGCAACCGTCTCAAGCGGATCCTCAAGGACCGTCTGCCGGAGAACGCCGGCGTGATCGTCCGCACCGCGGCGGAAGGCGCCTCGGAGGAGGAGCTGACCAACGACATCAACCGGCTCCGTGCTCTCTGGGAGTCCATCGAGGCCCAGACCGGCTCGACCAAGGTCCTGGCTCCGGAACTGCTGTACGGCGAGCCGGATCTGACCATCAAGGTGGTCCGCGACGTCTTCAATGAGGACTTCTCGAAGCTGATCGTCTCCGGTGAGGAAGCCTGGGACACCATTGAGGCCTACGTGACCTACGTGGCGCCGGACCTGGTGGGCCGCCTGGAGAAGTGGACCGACGAGAAGGACATCTTCTCCGCCTGGCGCATCGACGAGCAGATCCACAAGGCCCTGGACCGCAAGGTCTTCCTGCCGTCGGGTGGCTCCCTCGTGATCGACCGGACCGAAGCCATGACCGTGGTCGACGTCAACACCGGCAAGTTCACCGGCAGCGGCGGAAACCTCGAGGAGACCGTCACCAAGAACAACCTGGAGGCGGCCGAGGAGGTCGTGCGCCAGCTCCGCCTGCGGGACATCGGCGGCATCATCGTGATCGACTTCATCGACATGGTGCTCGAGTCGAACCGCGATCTGGTGCTCCGTCGCCTGGTCGAGTGCCTGGGCCGTGACCGGACCAAGCACCAGGTGGCCGAAGTGACCTCGCTGGGCCTCGTGCAGATGACCCGCAAGCGGATGGGCACCGGCCTCCTCGAGGTCTTCGGCGAGCAGTGCGAGCACTGTGCCGGCCGCGGCGTCATCACGCATGACGAACCGCTGGACACCCGCCGTCCGACCGGCCACTTCGAGCACCAGCACGGTGTGCGTCCGGAGACCCCGCAGCAGCCGAGCGGCCGTTCGGAGCGCAAGCGCCGCCGCGGACGGTCCAATGCCGCGGCCGCGGAGGAGACTCCCGCGCCGCAGCAGGCTCCGGAGCACGACGACGAGGACAAGGCCGCGAAGGCCGCCGCCACCCGCGCGGTCCTGGCCAACATCGCTGCCGCGGCTCACGCCGCGCATTCCCACGACGGGGAACATGGTCACGAGGCCACCGAGGACGACCAGACGGATCGTCCCGCGGCGGTGCTGACCATCGGCGGCGAAGTGGTCGAGCTGCCCCTGGGCCAGGTCGAGGAGCCCGTTCAGGAGCCGGCGCCCGTGCTGAGCCTGGACGCCCTGGCGGCGGCCTTCGACAGCATCGGCGGCCCGTCGGCTCCCACTGCCACCGCGGCGCCGGCACAGGAAGCCGCACCGGCTCAGGAGCCGGCCGCCGAGCAGGCCGCTCCTGCCGAGGCCCGCGAGGAGAAGGCGCCGGAGGAGAAGGCCCCCGAGGCCAAGCGTCCCGCGCGCCGTCCTCGTGCGTCCCGCCGGGCTCAGAGCGCCGTCGGCGCCTCGGACGTCCAGCAGGTGGAGGTGACCGCGGCTCAGGAGAGCGGGTCGGTCCGCAGGGCATCCGTCCAGGCCGAGCAGTCCCGGGACAAGGGCCCCAGCGGCGAAGAACCGCTGGTGCTCGGCGTCGGGGTCCCGGCATCCGAACTGTAA
- a CDS encoding vitamin K epoxide reductase family protein, giving the protein MSTAAGGTPTQHLEEKALPLMTRHRPFAWLLLVTGVVGFIASWWLVIEKLEVLQDKNHATICDINPWISCGQVMQTAQSSVFGFPNMFIGIVAFPVIITTAMALLSGARFARWYWLGLQTGVTLGFAFVCWLWSQALYAIGILCPFCMIVWAMMIPMFVWVTVRNIVHGVIPVPEKFRKSVGDFAWPLVALLYIGVIASILIRFSGVFFGSTM; this is encoded by the coding sequence ATGAGTACCGCCGCGGGAGGCACTCCCACCCAGCACCTGGAGGAGAAGGCGCTTCCCCTCATGACCCGGCACCGGCCTTTCGCGTGGCTCCTGCTCGTGACCGGCGTCGTCGGCTTCATCGCGTCGTGGTGGCTCGTCATCGAGAAACTGGAAGTCCTCCAGGATAAGAACCACGCCACCATCTGCGACATCAACCCCTGGATCTCCTGTGGCCAGGTCATGCAGACCGCGCAGAGCTCCGTGTTCGGTTTCCCGAACATGTTCATCGGCATCGTGGCGTTCCCGGTCATCATCACCACCGCCATGGCCCTGCTGTCGGGCGCCCGCTTCGCGCGCTGGTACTGGCTCGGCCTCCAGACCGGCGTCACCCTCGGCTTCGCCTTCGTCTGCTGGCTGTGGTCCCAGGCCCTCTACGCCATCGGCATCCTGTGCCCGTTCTGCATGATCGTGTGGGCCATGATGATCCCCATGTTCGTCTGGGTCACGGTCCGGAACATCGTCCACGGGGTCATCCCCGTCCCGGAGAAGTTCCGGAAGTCCGTCGGGGATTTCGCCTGGCCGCTCGTGGCACTGCTCTACATCGGCGTGATCGCCTCGATCCTGATCCGCTTCAGCGGGGTCTTCTTCGGCTCCACCATGTGA
- the ndk gene encoding nucleoside-diphosphate kinase, whose translation MSIERTLVLVKPDGVQRQLTGAILARIEAKGYTLAALKKLDAGRELLEQHYAEHEGKPFYEPLLDFMQSGPVVAAIVEGNRVIEGFRSLAGTTDPTTAAPGTIRGDFGRDWGVAVQQNLVHGSDSVESAEREIAIWF comes from the coding sequence GTGAGCATTGAGCGCACCCTCGTCCTCGTCAAGCCTGACGGCGTCCAGCGGCAGCTGACCGGGGCCATCCTGGCCCGCATCGAAGCCAAGGGCTACACCCTGGCCGCCTTGAAGAAGCTCGACGCCGGCCGCGAGCTGCTGGAGCAGCACTACGCCGAGCACGAAGGCAAGCCCTTCTACGAGCCGCTGCTCGACTTCATGCAGTCCGGCCCTGTTGTGGCCGCCATCGTCGAGGGCAACCGTGTGATCGAGGGCTTCCGGTCACTGGCCGGGACCACCGACCCCACCACGGCCGCACCGGGCACCATCCGTGGTGACTTCGGCCGCGACTGGGGCGTCGCGGTCCAGCAGAACCTCGTGCACGGCTCCGACTCGGTCGAGTCCGCCGAGCGCGAGATCGCCATCTGGTTCTGA
- a CDS encoding DUF4233 domain-containing protein: MAKLTRAQREWRPGTPKKARSTKVTFASTVLVLEAFVMFFAALVVFGLRKSEPVAPVLLGVGIGLAVLMVLSCAFLQKKWGYGLGWGIQLLLILTGFLEPTMFVIGVLFAITWWYGLRAGGRIDREQRERAAEQARWEAEHPDEA, from the coding sequence ATGGCGAAACTGACCCGAGCGCAGCGGGAATGGCGGCCCGGCACCCCGAAGAAAGCCCGTTCGACCAAGGTCACGTTCGCTTCGACCGTGCTGGTCCTCGAAGCGTTCGTGATGTTCTTCGCGGCGCTCGTGGTCTTCGGCCTGCGGAAGAGCGAGCCGGTGGCCCCGGTCCTGCTCGGGGTCGGCATCGGCCTGGCCGTCCTGATGGTGCTCTCCTGCGCCTTCCTGCAGAAGAAGTGGGGCTACGGCCTGGGCTGGGGCATCCAGCTCCTGCTGATCCTCACCGGTTTCCTCGAGCCCACCATGTTCGTGATCGGCGTCCTATTCGCCATCACGTGGTGGTACGGGCTCCGGGCCGGCGGGCGGATCGACCGGGAGCAGCGGGAGCGCGCCGCCGAGCAGGCCCGCTGGGAAGCCGAGCACCCGGACGAGGCCTGA
- a CDS encoding folylpolyglutamate synthase/dihydrofolate synthase family protein codes for MSDEFSVESVYAELLGRAPENKMEPRLAPLFRAMEVLGEPNKACPIIHITGTNGKTSTARMIEQGLIAHGLSTGRYTSPHLSKVTERISINGEPVSDETFVRIWDEIRPYLAIVDAELEADDQPRLTYFECLTILGYAVFADQPVDVAVVEVGLGGITDATNVGDGAVSVVTPISLDHTDLLGDTTGEIAVEKAGIIKPGGFLVSAVQPRDAAQVLLEKAQEVGVPFRFEGVEFGVESRAVAVGGQMLDIQGLAGRYDEVFLPLHGAHQAENAAVAVAALEAFFGGGERELDPEVLREAFLNVSSPGRLEVVRTAPTIIVDAAHNPDGVRASAEAIQESFNFSKLVVVLGVLQEKDAAEILNQLKESLGDLAEEICLTQSTSPRAIPAAELAELAVDLGWGEENVHISEKLDDAIEWAVARSEANDDLSGGVLITGSITVVAEARILLQAKGA; via the coding sequence ATGAGCGACGAATTCTCGGTGGAGAGCGTCTACGCCGAACTGCTGGGCCGCGCGCCGGAGAACAAGATGGAGCCGCGTCTGGCCCCCCTGTTCCGGGCGATGGAGGTGCTGGGCGAGCCGAACAAGGCGTGCCCCATCATCCACATCACCGGCACCAACGGGAAGACCAGCACGGCCCGCATGATCGAGCAGGGGCTGATCGCCCACGGGCTCAGCACCGGGCGGTACACCAGCCCGCACCTGTCCAAGGTGACCGAGCGCATCAGCATCAACGGCGAGCCGGTCAGCGATGAGACGTTCGTGCGGATCTGGGATGAGATCCGCCCCTACCTCGCGATCGTCGACGCCGAGCTGGAAGCGGATGATCAGCCGCGCCTGACGTACTTCGAGTGCCTGACCATCCTGGGCTACGCGGTCTTCGCGGACCAGCCCGTGGACGTCGCGGTGGTCGAAGTGGGCCTGGGCGGCATCACCGACGCCACCAATGTGGGCGACGGCGCGGTCTCCGTGGTGACCCCGATCTCGCTGGACCACACGGATCTGCTGGGCGACACCACGGGCGAGATCGCCGTGGAGAAGGCCGGGATCATCAAGCCCGGCGGTTTCCTGGTCAGCGCCGTCCAGCCGCGCGACGCGGCCCAGGTGCTCCTGGAGAAGGCGCAGGAAGTGGGCGTGCCGTTCCGCTTCGAGGGCGTCGAGTTCGGTGTGGAATCCCGCGCCGTGGCCGTCGGCGGGCAGATGCTCGACATCCAGGGCCTGGCCGGCCGCTACGACGAGGTCTTCCTCCCGCTGCACGGCGCTCACCAGGCAGAGAACGCCGCCGTGGCCGTCGCCGCGCTCGAGGCGTTCTTCGGCGGGGGAGAGCGTGAACTCGATCCCGAGGTGCTGCGCGAGGCATTCCTGAACGTCAGCTCGCCCGGCCGCCTCGAGGTGGTCCGCACCGCTCCGACCATCATCGTGGACGCGGCGCACAACCCGGACGGCGTCCGCGCCTCGGCCGAGGCGATCCAGGAGTCCTTCAACTTCAGCAAGCTCGTCGTGGTGCTGGGCGTCCTTCAGGAGAAGGACGCCGCCGAGATCCTCAACCAGCTCAAGGAGTCCCTGGGCGACCTGGCGGAGGAGATCTGCCTGACCCAGTCCACCTCGCCGCGCGCCATCCCCGCCGCGGAGCTGGCCGAGCTGGCCGTCGATCTGGGCTGGGGCGAGGAGAACGTCCACATCTCCGAGAAGCTCGACGACGCCATCGAATGGGCCGTGGCCCGATCCGAGGCGAACGATGATCTGAGCGGAGGGGTCCTCATCACCGGTTCGATCACCGTCGTGGCGGAGGCCCGCATCCTGCTCCAGGCCAAGGGGGCGTGA
- the ileS gene encoding isoleucine--tRNA ligase translates to MTIYPKVSSSEDRTVSASVRFPEIEKRILKYWDEDGTFQASIDQRDAGVDGSNEFVFYDGPPFANGLPHYGHLLTGYAKDLVGRYQTQRGKRVERRFGWDTHGLPAELEAMKQLGMTDKTQIAAMGIDKFNDACRASVMKYADEWKDYVRAQARWVDFEHDYKTLNVEYMESVIWAFKQLHEKGLTYNGYRVLPYCWKDETPLSNHELRMDDDVYKNRQDQTVTVTFPLVVGENPLSRELDGVLALAWTTTPWTLPTNAALAVGPEIQYAVVPMGPNGVKASDVPAGSRFLIAQDLLGGYAKDLGYDDAAAAAEAVTATYAGAQLEGIGYQRLWDDFADAEKYGSENAWRILVADYVTTTDGTGLVHQAPAYGEDDQKVCEAAGIPVVLSVDEGAKFLPLFKHGELADIAGLQVFEANKPITQHLKAQGRLVRQASYEHSYPHCWRCRNPLIYRAVSSWYVSVTTFKERMVELNQEINWIPGNVKDGQFGKWLENARDWSISRNRFWGSPIPVWECDGEECEHREVFGSLAEMQEAFGRLPVNHQGETDLHRPFIDELTRVHEGCGGTLRRVEDVLDVWFDSGSMPYGQVHYPFENEEWFNTHNPADFIVEYIGQTRGWFYMLHILSTALFDRPAFRNVISHGIVLGSDGQKMSKSLRNYPDVSEVLDRDGSDAMRWFLMSSPILRGGNLVVTEQGIRDGVRQVLLPLWNVYSFFSLYTNTANGGQGYEAKLRYDGYSDELDRYLLANTGALVTTVRESLDSYDISDACDALREYLDMLTNWYVRRSRQRFFDENTDAFDALYTALETVTRAAAPLLPLVAEEIWRGLTGGRSVHLTDYPDAALFPQDDELVAAMDRVQQICSTGSSLRKAAKLRVRLPLQELTVVAPGGASLEAFAGVVADELNVRKVRVLDAESASPEEFGIEQKLVVNARAAGPRLGKNVQLAIKASKSGDWSVGDDGVVTAGGLALEPHEYALETVVAESEDAGSRAAAVLPGGGFVVLNTEVTPELEAEGVARDMVRAIQQARKDAGLEVSDRIRTRIGADQATVDALEAHRELVKGETLSLELDLATADEQTVTVEKVEA, encoded by the coding sequence GTGACCATCTACCCCAAGGTCTCCTCCAGCGAGGACCGCACCGTCTCCGCCTCCGTCCGCTTCCCTGAGATCGAGAAGCGGATCCTCAAGTACTGGGATGAGGACGGCACCTTCCAGGCCAGCATCGACCAGCGGGATGCGGGCGTCGATGGCAGCAACGAGTTCGTCTTCTACGACGGCCCTCCCTTCGCCAACGGCCTGCCGCACTACGGCCACCTCCTCACCGGTTACGCCAAGGACCTCGTCGGCCGCTACCAGACGCAGCGCGGCAAGCGCGTGGAGCGCCGCTTCGGCTGGGACACGCACGGCCTGCCCGCCGAACTGGAGGCCATGAAACAGCTGGGCATGACCGACAAGACCCAGATCGCCGCCATGGGCATCGACAAGTTCAACGACGCCTGCCGCGCGTCCGTCATGAAGTACGCGGATGAGTGGAAGGACTACGTCCGCGCCCAGGCCCGCTGGGTCGACTTCGAGCACGACTACAAGACGCTCAATGTCGAGTACATGGAGTCCGTGATCTGGGCCTTCAAGCAGCTCCACGAGAAGGGCCTGACGTACAACGGCTACCGCGTCCTCCCGTACTGCTGGAAGGACGAGACGCCGCTGTCCAACCATGAACTCCGCATGGATGACGACGTCTACAAGAACCGCCAGGACCAGACCGTCACCGTCACGTTCCCGCTGGTCGTGGGGGAGAACCCGCTGTCCCGCGAACTCGACGGTGTCCTCGCTCTCGCCTGGACGACCACGCCCTGGACGCTGCCCACGAACGCCGCGCTCGCCGTCGGGCCGGAGATCCAGTACGCCGTCGTGCCGATGGGTCCGAACGGCGTCAAAGCCTCCGACGTCCCCGCCGGTTCCCGTTTCCTGATCGCCCAGGACCTCCTGGGCGGCTACGCCAAGGACCTGGGATACGACGACGCCGCTGCCGCCGCCGAGGCGGTCACCGCCACCTACGCGGGCGCCCAGCTCGAGGGCATCGGCTACCAGCGCCTCTGGGACGACTTCGCCGATGCCGAGAAGTACGGCAGCGAGAACGCCTGGCGCATCCTCGTGGCCGACTACGTCACCACCACCGACGGCACCGGCCTGGTCCACCAGGCTCCCGCCTACGGTGAGGACGACCAGAAGGTCTGCGAGGCGGCCGGGATCCCCGTCGTGCTGTCCGTGGACGAGGGCGCCAAGTTCCTGCCGCTGTTCAAGCACGGCGAACTGGCCGACATCGCCGGCCTGCAGGTCTTCGAGGCCAACAAGCCGATCACGCAGCACCTCAAGGCTCAGGGCCGCCTGGTCCGCCAGGCGAGCTACGAGCACAGCTACCCGCACTGCTGGCGCTGCCGCAACCCCCTGATCTACCGCGCCGTCTCCTCCTGGTACGTCTCCGTGACGACCTTCAAGGAGCGCATGGTCGAACTCAACCAGGAGATCAACTGGATCCCGGGCAACGTCAAGGACGGCCAGTTCGGGAAGTGGCTCGAGAACGCCCGTGACTGGTCGATCTCCCGCAACCGTTTCTGGGGCAGCCCCATCCCCGTCTGGGAGTGCGACGGCGAGGAGTGCGAGCACCGTGAGGTCTTCGGCTCTCTGGCGGAGATGCAGGAGGCCTTCGGCCGCCTGCCCGTGAACCACCAGGGCGAAACCGATCTGCACCGTCCCTTCATCGACGAGCTGACGCGCGTCCACGAAGGCTGTGGCGGCACGCTGCGCCGCGTGGAGGACGTGCTGGACGTCTGGTTCGACTCCGGCTCCATGCCCTACGGCCAGGTGCACTACCCGTTCGAGAACGAGGAGTGGTTCAACACCCATAACCCGGCGGACTTCATCGTCGAGTACATCGGTCAGACCCGCGGCTGGTTCTACATGCTGCACATCCTGTCCACCGCGCTCTTCGACCGCCCGGCGTTCCGCAACGTCATCAGCCATGGCATCGTGCTGGGCTCCGACGGGCAGAAGATGTCCAAGAGCCTGCGCAACTACCCGGACGTGTCCGAGGTGCTCGATCGCGACGGGTCCGACGCGATGCGCTGGTTCCTCATGTCCAGCCCGATCCTGCGCGGCGGCAACCTGGTGGTCACCGAGCAGGGCATCCGCGACGGCGTGCGCCAGGTGCTGCTGCCGCTGTGGAACGTGTACAGCTTCTTCTCGCTCTACACGAACACCGCGAACGGCGGACAGGGCTACGAGGCGAAGCTCCGTTACGACGGCTACAGCGACGAACTGGACCGTTACCTCCTCGCCAACACGGGCGCCCTGGTGACGACCGTCCGCGAATCGCTGGACTCGTACGACATCTCCGATGCGTGCGACGCCCTGCGCGAGTACCTGGACATGCTCACCAACTGGTACGTGCGCCGCAGCCGCCAGCGCTTCTTCGACGAGAACACGGACGCCTTCGACGCCCTCTACACGGCGCTGGAGACCGTGACGCGTGCCGCCGCGCCGCTCCTGCCCCTCGTGGCGGAGGAGATCTGGCGGGGCCTCACGGGCGGCCGGTCCGTGCACCTCACGGATTACCCGGACGCCGCGCTGTTCCCGCAGGACGACGAGCTGGTCGCGGCCATGGACCGTGTGCAGCAGATCTGCTCCACGGGATCCTCGCTGCGGAAGGCCGCCAAGCTGCGCGTGCGCCTGCCGCTGCAGGAGCTGACCGTGGTGGCGCCCGGTGGGGCGTCGCTGGAGGCGTTCGCCGGCGTCGTCGCCGATGAGCTGAACGTCCGCAAGGTCCGCGTCCTGGATGCCGAGTCGGCGTCCCCGGAGGAGTTCGGCATCGAGCAGAAGCTCGTGGTCAACGCCCGTGCCGCCGGCCCGCGCCTCGGCAAGAACGTCCAGCTGGCCATCAAGGCCAGCAAGTCGGGCGATTGGTCGGTGGGCGACGACGGCGTGGTGACCGCGGGCGGGCTCGCCCTCGAGCCGCACGAGTACGCCCTGGAGACCGTGGTGGCCGAGTCGGAGGACGCGGGCTCCCGCGCCGCCGCGGTCCTGCCCGGCGGTGGTTTCGTGGTGCTCAACACCGAGGTGACCCCGGAGCTGGAAGCCGAAGGCGTGGCCCGTGACATGGTCCGCGCCATCCAGCAGGCCCGTAAGGACGCCGGGCTGGAGGTCTCCGACCGGATCCGCACCCGCATCGGCGCCGATCAGGCGACCGTGGACGCCCTCGAGGCGCACCGCGAGCTGGTCAAGGGTGAGACCCTGAGCCTGGAACTGGATCTGGCGACCGCTGACGAGCAGACCGTGACCGTGGAGAAGGTGGAAGCATGA